Proteins encoded within one genomic window of Couchioplanes caeruleus:
- a CDS encoding IS5 family transposase, with translation MTERRAYPSDLSDARWALIAPRLTAWRQARTDARTAIGIKGRTPSHDLREIFNAILYVNRTGIAWRYLPHDFPPHATVYGYFALWSKEGIFTALNYNLTGLVRDHHGRSAEPTASIMDTQSVKTSTNVPLKTQGIDAGKKIAGRKRGIITDTLGLLLAVIVTAASVSDNVIGNDLLDQATATHSALTKTWVDAGFKVKTVEHGASLDIDVEIVNKEPQVKGFNVVKRRWVVERTIGWLMHHRRLVRDYETRPSNSEAMITLAMIDNLARRITGETTPTWRDPQIT, from the coding sequence ATGACCGAACGTCGCGCATACCCGTCCGACCTGTCCGACGCCCGCTGGGCCTTGATCGCGCCCCGGCTGACCGCGTGGCGTCAGGCCCGCACCGACGCCCGCACCGCGATCGGCATCAAAGGCCGCACCCCCAGCCACGACCTGCGGGAGATTTTCAACGCCATCCTCTACGTCAACCGCACCGGCATTGCCTGGCGTTACCTCCCGCACGACTTCCCTCCACACGCGACGGTCTACGGCTACTTCGCCCTATGGAGTAAGGAAGGGATCTTCACCGCCCTCAACTACAACCTCACCGGACTCGTCCGTGACCACCACGGCCGATCCGCCGAACCCACCGCATCGATCATGGACACCCAGAGCGTCAAGACCTCCACCAACGTGCCGCTCAAGACCCAGGGCATCGACGCCGGCAAAAAGATCGCCGGCCGTAAACGCGGCATCATCACCGACACCCTCGGCCTGCTGCTCGCCGTGATCGTCACCGCCGCCAGCGTCAGCGACAACGTGATCGGCAACGATCTGCTCGACCAGGCCACCGCCACCCACTCCGCCCTGACCAAGACCTGGGTCGATGCCGGCTTCAAAGTCAAAACCGTCGAACACGGCGCCAGTCTCGACATCGACGTCGAGATCGTCAACAAAGAACCGCAGGTCAAAGGCTTCAACGTGGTCAAACGACGCTGGGTCGTCGAGCGCACCATTGGCTGGCTCATGCACCACCGCCGCCTGGTGCGCGACTACGAAACCCGGCCCAGCAACTCCGAAGCCATGATCACCCTTGCCATGATCGACAACCTCGCTCGCCGAATCACCGGCGAAACCACCCCAACCTGGCGAGACCCTCAAATTACATAA
- a CDS encoding MAB_1171c family putative transporter codes for MNRTINDVLYPIDATLAGAAFLFKLVSLRKNRDAASVALCIGFGFLTIVFTISTPVVWSAFDRALGVPNLAALVTQGLVIANTAALQAMMLFWLYPRTEAWRKIRFRATLLALVLLVMTALFLMTPTAGERSRDFVATHARIPTYSVYLLVYMAAYTITRLDILRMTWRYAPVAGAPWLRRGLRIFGGGAIFGLIYCAARITDIVGAVAGWDPNRWENMARLGAGIGAICTMVGLTMPSWGPHLSRVAEWFGRQRAYQQLYPLWSALHGAVPGIALDPPPRISWLGRYAVRDVKFKLTRRVVEILDGRLALREHFDAQVEQSARQTAADRGFDAAELSAVVEAAVLAGAVRAKQRDQLPLEPAQLTVNADGDRTDMSREVRRLVKVSQAFARSPVVRAAVAADSPQPAPQDA; via the coding sequence ATGAACCGCACGATCAACGACGTCCTCTATCCCATCGACGCCACGCTTGCTGGTGCGGCCTTTCTGTTCAAGCTCGTCAGCTTGCGGAAGAACCGTGACGCCGCCTCGGTGGCCCTGTGCATCGGGTTCGGGTTCCTCACGATCGTGTTTACGATCTCGACACCTGTGGTGTGGTCGGCCTTCGACCGCGCTCTCGGCGTGCCCAACCTGGCAGCTCTGGTGACCCAAGGCCTCGTGATTGCCAACACGGCAGCCCTGCAAGCCATGATGCTGTTCTGGCTCTACCCTCGGACCGAGGCGTGGCGCAAGATCCGATTCAGGGCGACCCTTCTCGCTCTGGTGCTGCTCGTGATGACCGCCCTATTCCTCATGACGCCAACTGCTGGCGAGCGCAGCCGGGACTTCGTCGCCACCCACGCCCGCATCCCCACCTACTCGGTGTACCTGCTGGTGTACATGGCCGCCTACACGATCACCCGCCTGGACATTCTGCGCATGACCTGGCGCTACGCACCTGTCGCCGGCGCGCCTTGGCTGCGACGAGGTCTGCGCATCTTCGGCGGTGGCGCGATCTTCGGGTTGATCTATTGCGCGGCGCGCATCACCGACATCGTCGGCGCCGTCGCGGGGTGGGACCCGAACCGGTGGGAGAACATGGCGCGTCTCGGCGCCGGCATCGGCGCGATCTGCACGATGGTCGGTCTCACCATGCCTAGCTGGGGACCACACCTGTCACGGGTAGCGGAGTGGTTCGGTCGCCAGCGCGCCTACCAACAGTTGTACCCGCTGTGGTCGGCGCTGCACGGCGCCGTTCCGGGCATCGCCCTGGACCCGCCGCCGCGGATCTCGTGGCTCGGGCGCTATGCGGTACGCGATGTGAAGTTCAAGCTCACCCGACGCGTGGTCGAGATCCTCGATGGCCGCCTGGCGCTGCGAGAGCACTTCGATGCGCAGGTCGAGCAGTCTGCCCGGCAGACAGCCGCTGACCGGGGTTTCGACGCGGCGGAGCTATCGGCAGTCGTAGAGGCCGCTGTGCTTGCCGGCGCGGTACGCGCCAAACAGCGAGATCAACTTCCTCTGGAACCAGCCCAGCTCACCGTCAACGCCGACGGCGACCGGACCGACATGTCCCGGGAAGTGAGGCGGTTGGTGAAGGTGTCGCAGGCCTTCGCCCGCTCACCCGTCGTCCGCGCCGCCGTGGCCGCAGACAGCCCGCAGCCGGCTCCCCAGGACGCCTGA
- a CDS encoding cytochrome P450 family protein, giving the protein MTTVLHEQDPFLLVNDPGFMADPHPAYAALRTAAPVRRATTPDGSPVWLVTRYADVRLLLNDPRLSLSKRNSAGKGYGGFALPPSLDANLLNIDPPDHTRLRRLVTREFTARRVEQLRPFVRRVTNEMLDQVACQSRADLMAALAMRLPLTVISELLGVPPEDGQQFRSWTTNLLAPQPGQPPEQAKEAVAGLHRLLINLVVQKRAKPGGDLISALVSVREEDEERLSEDELTSLAFLILWAGYETTVHLIGNGILALLTHPEQLARLQAQPGLYPSAVEEMLRFANPNPFSIRRFPLEDVRIGEHTIPAGDTVLLCLAAAHRDPSRFRDPDRFDVAREDNAHLAFGHGIHHCLGSALARLETEVAVSTLFERFPGLALARPVDHLSWRPSFRSRGLQQLPVTL; this is encoded by the coding sequence ATGACTACCGTGCTGCACGAACAGGACCCCTTCTTGCTGGTCAACGATCCCGGATTCATGGCCGATCCGCACCCGGCGTACGCCGCGCTCAGGACCGCCGCGCCGGTGCGTCGGGCCACCACACCGGACGGCTCGCCGGTGTGGCTGGTGACGCGCTACGCCGACGTGCGGCTATTGCTCAACGACCCCCGGCTATCACTGAGCAAGCGCAACTCGGCAGGCAAGGGCTACGGCGGATTTGCGCTGCCACCATCTCTGGACGCAAACCTGCTCAACATCGACCCTCCCGACCACACCCGGCTGCGCCGGCTGGTGACGCGGGAGTTCACGGCTCGCCGGGTGGAACAGCTGCGACCCTTCGTCCGCCGAGTTACCAACGAGATGCTCGACCAGGTCGCCTGTCAAAGCCGCGCAGATCTCATGGCAGCGTTGGCGATGCGGTTGCCCTTGACCGTCATCAGCGAGCTGCTCGGGGTACCGCCCGAGGACGGACAGCAGTTCCGTAGCTGGACCACCAACCTGCTCGCGCCGCAGCCTGGCCAGCCCCCAGAACAAGCCAAGGAGGCGGTCGCCGGCCTGCACCGACTTCTGATCAATCTTGTTGTGCAGAAGCGGGCCAAGCCCGGAGGCGATCTGATCTCCGCCCTAGTCAGCGTGCGGGAGGAAGACGAGGAACGCCTCAGCGAGGACGAACTGACGTCCCTCGCCTTTCTGATCCTCTGGGCCGGGTACGAGACGACAGTTCACCTGATCGGCAACGGCATCCTGGCGCTGCTCACCCACCCAGAGCAGCTGGCCCGCCTGCAGGCCCAGCCGGGCCTGTACCCCTCGGCGGTAGAGGAGATGCTGCGCTTCGCCAATCCGAACCCCTTCTCCATCCGCCGGTTCCCCCTCGAGGACGTTCGCATCGGCGAGCACACCATCCCGGCCGGTGACACCGTGTTGCTGTGCCTGGCCGCCGCGCATCGGGACCCGAGCCGGTTTCGTGACCCCGACCGGTTCGACGTGGCGCGTGAAGACAACGCGCATCTGGCATTCGGCCATGGCATCCATCACTGCCTCGGTAGCGCTCTGGCTCGATTGGAGACCGAGGTCGCAGTGAGCACGCTGTTCGAGCGGTTTCCCGGCTTGGCGCTCGCACGTCCCGTCGATCATCTGAGCTGGCGCCCGTCATTCCGCAGCCGTGGGTTACAGCAACTGCCCGTAACGCTGTGA
- a CDS encoding recombinase family protein: protein MVVIESEADVIRDVVRRLLADEKMTSIVADLRARGVPTVTGALWSHHSMTRLVGYPRLAGLKERNGKLVKADWPAIITRAEHRKLMKLFADPSREQPVSNSPKYLLSGGLLTCDFPLPDDHGTHPCGKPLYTQPSTTATRGYVCRTGSPSYGCGRIRIAAPALEELVASRALARLASPPVLERLKRAIGAVGSEGFSIDQALSDLDDRLREAGEQYARRELSMTTLRAIEKQTKADRKALLERAKQADRLLRLPEPEALAEWWVDASIEDRRELVSLVLDHVKVKPAPRRGNVALDSDRLEFVWK, encoded by the coding sequence ATGGTCGTCATCGAGTCGGAGGCAGACGTCATCCGTGACGTCGTGCGACGGCTTCTTGCCGACGAAAAGATGACATCGATCGTGGCGGACCTGCGCGCTCGGGGTGTACCGACAGTCACCGGCGCTTTGTGGTCGCATCATTCGATGACCCGGCTGGTGGGCTACCCGCGCCTCGCCGGGTTGAAGGAGCGCAACGGAAAGCTGGTCAAGGCTGACTGGCCGGCGATCATCACACGGGCGGAACACCGGAAGCTGATGAAGCTGTTCGCCGATCCCAGCCGCGAGCAGCCGGTATCGAACAGCCCCAAGTACCTGCTGTCCGGTGGACTGTTGACCTGTGACTTCCCGCTACCCGACGACCATGGCACGCATCCGTGCGGCAAGCCGCTGTACACGCAGCCGTCTACGACGGCCACACGCGGGTATGTGTGCCGCACCGGCAGTCCCTCCTATGGATGTGGCCGCATCCGCATTGCGGCCCCGGCTCTGGAAGAACTCGTCGCGTCCCGAGCGCTCGCGCGTCTGGCGTCACCTCCGGTGCTGGAACGCCTCAAACGTGCGATCGGCGCTGTAGGCAGCGAAGGCTTCAGTATCGATCAGGCCCTGAGTGATCTCGACGATCGCCTCCGGGAAGCGGGAGAGCAGTACGCCCGCCGGGAGTTGAGCATGACGACACTGCGAGCGATCGAGAAACAGACCAAGGCCGACCGTAAGGCGCTGCTCGAGCGGGCCAAACAGGCGGACCGGCTCCTGAGGCTTCCCGAACCCGAGGCACTGGCGGAGTGGTGGGTAGACGCATCCATCGAGGACCGGCGCGAATTGGTGTCGCTCGTGCTGGACCATGTCAAGGTGAAGCCCGCCCCGCGGCGAGGGAATGTCGCTTTGGACTCGGATCGTCTGGAGTTCGTCTGGAAGTGA
- a CDS encoding AAA family ATPase, protein MALFTPATRKQAKARIALAGPSGAGKTLTGLKLLYALTDARTVADGAERIAFIDTERDSADKYAVDPSQPSVGDMTPEQAGGYGFQKTSPVRYDPRELVTTIEEAARAGFIGLQVDSLSHYWFGAGGVLELVDLFTRNNGGRSMDGWRDVRPIERAYIEALMAFPGHVVVCLRSKQRYEIEEGNDGRKRVAKLGMQPDQREGLEFEFDVFGDLDSEHYLRISKTRCTALDGQVIHKPGQELGEQMLDWLAYGEPPRAIDWDRVLADCTSREDLAVWWQQAQRAGQSFALRDKFAARGQEISAARNGPATMPAEQTDSPPSSAQTPAEPASGAKSQQEAQDTAAAGRRPAGSRAKARAAEVAQ, encoded by the coding sequence ATGGCTCTGTTCACCCCCGCCACCCGCAAGCAGGCCAAGGCGCGCATCGCGCTCGCCGGCCCGAGCGGGGCCGGCAAGACGCTGACCGGCCTGAAGCTGCTCTACGCGCTGACCGACGCCCGCACCGTCGCCGACGGCGCCGAAAGGATCGCGTTCATCGACACCGAGCGCGACTCCGCCGACAAATACGCCGTCGACCCTAGCCAGCCGAGCGTCGGCGACATGACGCCCGAGCAGGCCGGCGGATACGGCTTCCAGAAGACCTCACCGGTGCGGTACGACCCGCGCGAGCTCGTGACCACGATCGAGGAAGCCGCCCGCGCCGGGTTCATCGGCCTGCAGGTCGACTCGCTGTCGCACTACTGGTTCGGCGCCGGCGGAGTCCTGGAGCTCGTCGACCTGTTCACCCGCAACAACGGCGGCCGGTCGATGGACGGCTGGCGCGACGTACGCCCGATCGAACGCGCCTACATCGAGGCGCTGATGGCGTTCCCCGGCCACGTCGTGGTGTGCCTGCGCTCCAAGCAGCGCTACGAGATCGAGGAAGGTAACGACGGCCGCAAGCGCGTCGCGAAGCTCGGCATGCAACCGGACCAGCGCGAGGGCCTCGAGTTTGAGTTCGACGTCTTCGGCGATCTCGACAGCGAGCACTACCTGCGGATCAGTAAGACGCGCTGCACCGCGCTGGACGGGCAGGTGATCCACAAGCCGGGCCAGGAGCTCGGTGAGCAGATGCTCGACTGGCTGGCCTACGGCGAACCGCCGCGGGCCATCGACTGGGACCGGGTGCTCGCGGACTGCACCAGCCGCGAGGACTTGGCCGTGTGGTGGCAGCAGGCGCAACGCGCCGGGCAGTCGTTCGCCTTGCGGGATAAGTTCGCCGCCCGCGGGCAGGAGATCAGCGCCGCCCGCAACGGCCCGGCCACCATGCCGGCCGAGCAGACGGACAGCCCACCATCATCCGCGCAGACTCCGGCCGAGCCTGCGTCCGGCGCCAAGTCGCAGCAGGAAGCGCAGGACACCGCGGCCGCCGGGCGCCGCCCGGCCGGCTCCCGCGCAAAGGCTCGTGCGGCGGAGGTAGCCCAGTGA
- a CDS encoding helix-turn-helix domain-containing protein, with amino-acid sequence MCRPGRPRIVRRPGVLSLCDPQGMGVAWMVDRWTVEKAVRASRLEPPGRHIILTLLTYVDVKTATIPERFTPSLTELKDATGYARSTVAEWLNTLEGVGWVIRDRPTVADARVRKKRTVYRLAVPAAALDSLTLPAEPPDGPVSDMPPSVSPAGGPAADGVVSPPSGPAPESPRFGSPAPGPDQRPVGPPAGPELVRHPDRVGPPAGLNQTSSSVDLVGRARSRADTDHPYIEGPNGYCAAKGCAVSERMHGIGRPADPKGPRR; translated from the coding sequence ATGTGCAGACCGGGTCGCCCTCGCATCGTACGTCGCCCCGGCGTGCTTTCACTTTGCGACCCACAGGGGATGGGGGTCGCGTGGATGGTCGACCGATGGACCGTCGAGAAGGCAGTCCGGGCCTCGCGCCTGGAACCACCGGGGCGCCACATCATCCTGACGCTGCTGACGTATGTCGACGTCAAGACTGCGACGATTCCTGAGCGGTTCACGCCGAGCCTGACCGAGCTCAAGGACGCCACCGGGTACGCCCGGTCGACGGTGGCCGAGTGGCTGAACACCCTAGAGGGCGTCGGCTGGGTGATCCGTGACCGGCCGACCGTCGCCGACGCCCGCGTCCGCAAGAAGCGGACCGTATACCGCCTCGCCGTACCCGCCGCCGCGCTGGACTCCCTCACCCTGCCCGCTGAGCCGCCAGACGGACCAGTGTCGGATATGCCCCCTTCGGTTAGTCCGGCCGGCGGACCAGCCGCTGACGGCGTAGTTAGTCCGCCCAGCGGACCAGCGCCAGAATCACCCCGCTTTGGTAGTCCGGCACCCGGACCAGATCAGAGGCCGGTTGGTCCGCCAGCCGGACCAGAGCTAGTCCGGCACCCGGACCGAGTTGGTCCGCCAGCCGGACTCAACCAGACCAGCTCATCTGTTGACCTTGTTGGGCGCGCGCGGAGCAGGGCTGACACCGACCACCCGTACATCGAAGGGCCGAACGGCTACTGCGCCGCGAAGGGGTGCGCGGTTTCCGAACGCATGCACGGCATCGGCCGCCCCGCCGACCCGAAAGGACCCAGGCGATGA